The following is a genomic window from Planctomycetia bacterium.
TATGAAGCCGCAATTAACCGACATGCTCCCCCCCGAGGCCTTCCCGGCGACCATCCGAGCCGCCGAGCGAATCTGCGACGCCGTGAGCGCCGGAAAAAAGATCGTCATCTTCGGCGATTACGACGTCGACGGCGTCACCGCGGTGTCAATTCTATGGCACTGTCTGACCATCGCCGGGGCTTCTCCCGGCTTCTACATCCCCCATCGCCTCGAAGAGGGCTACGGCATCAGCGCCGACGCAATCGGCAGCCTCGCCGATGACGGCGCCCAACTCATCATCAGCGTCGATTGCGGCATCACCGCGATTGAGCCGGCAAAACTCGCCCGCCGGCGCGGCGTAGATTTGATCATCACCGATCATCACCAACCACACCGCGACGCCAACGGAAACCCCCAACTGCCGGACGCAATGATCGTCCATCCCGGCGTCACCCTGCCCGGCGATCCCGAATACCCCAATCCCCATCTCGCCGGCGCAGGCGTGGCCCTCAAGCTCGCATGGGCGATCGCCCAGCGCGTCAGCGGAGCGGCAAAGGTCCGACCGGACCTGCGCGACTTCCTCGTCGACGCCATCGGCCTGGCCGCCATGGGCACCGTGGCCGACGTCGTCCCGCTCATCAGCGAGAATCGCATCATCGCCCACCACGGCCTCCTCGGCCTCCCCCAGAGCAAGCTGGCGGGCATACAGGCACTGCTCCAGATGTCCGGCGTCACCGGACGCAAACTCGAGGGCTATGATATCGGCTTCAAACTCGGTCCACGCCTCAACGCCATCGGCCGCATGGGTCACGCCCGCCTCGCCGTCGAGATGCTCACCCGCGCTAACCCCGACGAAGCCATGAAGATCGCCCAACACCTCGACCAGCTCAACAAGGACCGCCAATCACTCGAGCGCCGCATCTCCAACGAAGCCCACCAGATGGTCGCCGACACCGGGCAGGATTCAGACGCCGTTCGCGCCATCGTCCTGGCATCCCCCGGCTGGCACGCTGGCGTCATCGGAATCGTCGCCGGCCGCATCGCAGAGTCGTTCGGCAAACCGACCGTCATGATCGCCATCGAAAACGGCACCGGCCAGGGCTCGGCCCGAAGCATAAAAAACTTCCCGCTCGATCGGGCCTTCGCCGACTGCGCCGAACACCTCATCCAGTACGGAGGCCACGCGATGGCGGCAGGTCTGAAGATCGAGGCCGCAAAGGTGGACGCCTTTCGAGATGCCTTCGCCGCCCGCGCAGCCCAGCTCCTCACCTCGCGCGACATGCAGTCCAAACTGACGATCGACGATCAAGTCTCCCTGGGCCAGCTCGATGAACCGCTCG
Proteins encoded in this region:
- the recJ gene encoding single-stranded-DNA-specific exonuclease RecJ; the protein is MQTISGEHARYPRITKDAVMPKDWVIPPPAAQRDDLARTLRISPIVAQALCNRGVTDAAVARQFMKPQLTDMLPPEAFPATIRAAERICDAVSAGKKIVIFGDYDVDGVTAVSILWHCLTIAGASPGFYIPHRLEEGYGISADAIGSLADDGAQLIISVDCGITAIEPAKLARRRGVDLIITDHHQPHRDANGNPQLPDAMIVHPGVTLPGDPEYPNPHLAGAGVALKLAWAIAQRVSGAAKVRPDLRDFLVDAIGLAAMGTVADVVPLISENRIIAHHGLLGLPQSKLAGIQALLQMSGVTGRKLEGYDIGFKLGPRLNAIGRMGHARLAVEMLTRANPDEAMKIAQHLDQLNKDRQSLERRISNEAHQMVADTGQDSDAVRAIVLASPGWHAGVIGIVAGRIAESFGKPTVMIAIENGTGQGSARSIKNFPLDRAFADCAEHLIQYGGHAMAAGLKIEAAKVDAFRDAFAARAAQLLTSRDMQSKLTIDDQVSLGQLDEPLVHDLSRLEPFGTGNPAPLLATSELEIVGEPRTVGGKGTHLQVTLAEGRRQFKAIAFGQAALKPALLDHRRCRVAFRPIINEWNGRRTVEMQVVDFQFAQA